The Rattus rattus isolate New Zealand chromosome 1, Rrattus_CSIRO_v1, whole genome shotgun sequence genome includes a region encoding these proteins:
- the LOC116890734 gene encoding stimulated by retinoic acid gene 6 protein-like: MLAASARTRQLNVTCDNLVDREVFLHYSLIPSLFIILVLSFFQRREHRRQSDDTSYLLGNRFGIIMPLDFVGTFSNRWSYGVAFGATANKVMFLFSEGYQPLKVPQWAQAFVLLIGGMEVGLSYFPFFACLSSEFQLVSSILGFGYSLTWFVVTVLQILQCPHGQFLGRFEALIFYWPSLLCLGFLLGRFLHMFFKALPVHLGLESQTEEKSLLEAHQEKHVKQLLSKPRPQEGEKSWFQTRVYEWDPCFQFPSRMIGTLVLAFICLYLFIVIEFCVFLHVRDELDVFEDKLQSYLTHMNETGTLTPVILQVKELISVTKGVWVATILPAALTCVTYLFHILACYRKHMKRLWAGDKYFLPQKFHSPSSAASVVAIARYSGWQIAYILWGYLIIHVVQSLCGMMLMYGLVLPIIHHQGLEMLRGLGLGVLTLSIAVGLIILQVWIAGTFFLQPKLGPADKQKPLALNNRKAFHNFNYFLFFYNVLLGLGACLSRLLISCLLGTWLIARIDRTIMQSGYEGADMGFGAWIGMLFVDHYHTNPVLVSFCHVLITSHKDGKLQKTAKHGCPNQSAGPRFSARARTRWFLLQTLINNPRLAMLRKSKSGHSFREFTQILLTCSDC, from the exons TGCTGCCAGCGCAAG GACCAGGCAGCTAAATGTCACCTGTGACAACTTAGTGGACCGGGAGGTCTTCCTCCATTACTCTCTCATTCCATCA CTCTTCATCATTTTGGTCTTGTCTTTCTTCCAAAGACGAGAGCATCGTAGACAAAGCGATGacacctcctacctcctgggGAACCGCTTTGGAATCATCAT GCCTCTGGACTTCGTGGGGACTTTTAGTAACCGATGGTCCTATGGAGTTGCCTTTGGGGCCACAGCCAATAAGGTCATGTTCTTGTTCTCAGAAGGCTACCAGCCCCTGAAGGTTCCACAGTGGGCCCAAG CCTTTGTGCTTCTCATCGGAGGCATGGAAGTCGGTCTCTCCTACTTCCCCTTCTTTGCCTGCCTGTCCTCAGAGTTCCAGCTGGTCAGCTCCATCTTGGGCTTCGGGTACTCCCTGACCTG GTTTGTGGTTACTGTTCTTCAGATCTTACAGTGTCCCCATGGGCAG TTTCTAGGGAGGTTCGAGGCCCTCATTTTCTACTGGCCCTCACTGTTGTGCCTGGGTTTCCTGCTGGGTCGTTTCCTGCACATGTTCTTTAAGGCTCTGCCTGTTCACCTGGGCCTGGAGTCGCAGACA GAAGAAAAGTCGCTGCTGGAGGCCCACCAGGAAAAGCACGTGAAGCAGCTCTTGAGCAAGCCCCGCCCACA agaaggagaaaagtctTGGTTTCAAACCAGGGTGTATGAGTGGGACCCGTGCTTCCAGTTCCCCAGCAGGATGATTGGCACCCTCGTGCTGGCGTTCATCTGCCTCTACCTC TTCATCGTCATTGAGTTTTGTGTGTTTCTACATGTGAGGGACGAGCTGGATGTGTTTGAAGACAAGCTGCAGAGCTACCTCACCCACATGAACGAGACAGGGACCCTGACCCCAGTCATCCTACAGGTGAAAGAACTGATCAGCGTCACTAAAG GAGTGTGGGTGGCGACCATTTTGCCTGCTGCCCTCACGTGTGTCACCTATCTCTTCCACATTTTGGCCTGTTACAG aaagCATATGAAGAGGCTATGGGCTGGAGACAAATACTTCCTTCCTCAGAAGTTCCACAGTCCCTCTTCTGCAGCGAGTGTG GTGGCCATTGCAAGGTACTCTGGCTGGCAAATAGCCTACATCCTCTGGG GCTACCTTATCATCCATGTGGTACAGAGCCTCTGTGGCATGATGCTCATGTATGGCCTGGTGCTGCCCATCATCCACCACCAAGGCCTGGAGATGCTGCGAGGACTTGGCCTTGGGGT CCTCACCCTATCCATAGCTGTGGGCCTTATAATTCTACAAGTGTGGATTGCTGGCACGTTCTTCCTGCAGCCCAAGCTGGGCCCAGCTGACAAGCAGAAGCCCCTGGCTCTCAACAACAg GAAAGCCTTCCACAACTTCAACTACTTCCTGTTCTTCTACAACGTGCTGCTGGGCCTGGGTGCCTGCCTCTCCAGGCTGCTCATCAGCTGCCTCCTGGGCACATGGCTGATTGCACGCATCGACAGGACCATCATGCAAAGTGGCTATGAGGGTGCAGACATGG GCTTCGGTGCATGGATCGGGATGCTCTTTGTGGACCATTACCACACCAACCCTGTGCTGGTCAGCTTTTGCCACGTTCTGATCACAAGCCACAAGGATGGAAAGCTGCAGAAGACTGCAAAACACGGGTGCCCGAACCAGTCCGCAG GTCCCCGATTCTCCGCCAGGGCCAGAACGAGGTGGTTCCTGCTGCAGACGCTGATCAACAACCCCAGGCTCGCCATGCTTAGAAAATCAAAATCAGGCCATAGTTTCAGAGAGTTCACACAGATTCTGCTGACCTGCTCAGATTGCTGA